One Methanoculleus sp. 7T genomic window carries:
- a CDS encoding HsdM family class I SAM-dependent methyltransferase: MAIKKSELYNSLWSSCDELRGGMDASQYKDYILTLLFVKYVSDKYAGKEDAIIEVPEEGSFADMVRLKGDKEIGDKINKIIGKLAEANGLKGVIDQADFNDEAKLGSGKEMQDRLSKLVAIFEGLDLRANRAEGDDLLGDAYEYLMRHFATESGKSKGQFYTPAEVSRVIAKVVGIGSNTRQDQTLYDPASGSGSLLLKASDEAPRGITIYGQEMDNATWALSRMNMILHGHPGAEIWRGNTLADPHFKNPDGSLKKFDFAVANPPFSSKAWTNGLDPVNDEFKRFEYGIPPEKNGDYAFLLHLITSLKSTGKGAIILPHGVLFRGNKEADIRRNLIRHGLIMGIIGLPPNLFYGTGIPACIIVIDKEHASARTGIFMIDASRGFEKDGNKNRLRSQDIRKIVDVFNNQIEVPRYSRMVPVSEIASGANDYNLNIPRYIDSSEPEDLHDLDAHLNGGIPVRDVDALQPYWSVFPTLRDALFRSNGRPGYLEPKVEAAQVKATILAHPEFVTYSGRVAAVFDEWRAAHEPRLKGLDAGDKPREIIRALSEDSLERFADLPLLDKYDAYQCLMDYWAGVMQDDVDLIAAEGWVEGAKPRGIIEDKAKKIKETPDLTIGRRKYKMDLIPPGLIINRYFAAGQAAIDDLAARQETATRELEEFIEEHTGEEGLLEDAVNEKGNVTRAAVNARLREIGRNPEFAEERDALTRVVALIEAEAGAKKAVKEAQASLDKRVLARYATLTEDEIKTLVVEDKWFASIRAAIEGEVQRLTQRLAGRVKELDERYARPLPELEREVEGFNEKVEEHLKSMGVIGK, encoded by the coding sequence ATGGCAATCAAAAAATCCGAACTCTATAACTCGCTCTGGAGCAGTTGTGATGAACTTCGCGGAGGCATGGATGCCTCACAGTACAAGGACTACATTCTCACGCTGCTATTCGTGAAATATGTCTCTGATAAGTACGCAGGGAAGGAGGACGCGATCATCGAGGTGCCCGAAGAGGGAAGTTTCGCCGACATGGTGAGGCTGAAGGGCGACAAGGAGATCGGAGATAAGATCAACAAGATCATCGGCAAGCTCGCAGAGGCGAACGGTCTTAAGGGGGTCATCGACCAGGCTGATTTCAACGATGAGGCTAAGCTTGGGAGCGGGAAAGAGATGCAGGACCGCCTCTCCAAGTTGGTGGCGATCTTTGAAGGTCTGGACCTTCGGGCAAACCGCGCCGAAGGCGACGATCTGCTCGGTGATGCTTACGAGTACCTGATGCGGCATTTCGCCACCGAATCGGGTAAGAGCAAAGGGCAGTTCTACACTCCTGCCGAGGTCTCCCGGGTCATTGCCAAGGTAGTCGGTATCGGCTCCAATACGCGCCAGGATCAGACCCTCTACGACCCTGCCAGCGGATCAGGGTCTCTCCTCCTCAAGGCGAGCGACGAAGCCCCGCGGGGGATCACGATCTACGGTCAGGAGATGGATAACGCCACCTGGGCACTGTCGCGGATGAATATGATCCTCCACGGCCACCCGGGCGCGGAGATCTGGCGCGGCAATACACTTGCCGACCCGCACTTCAAGAACCCCGACGGGAGCCTGAAGAAATTCGACTTCGCGGTCGCGAATCCTCCCTTCTCCTCCAAGGCCTGGACGAACGGCCTCGACCCGGTAAACGACGAGTTTAAACGCTTTGAGTACGGTATCCCGCCGGAGAAGAACGGCGATTATGCGTTCCTCCTCCACCTGATCACGTCGCTCAAGAGCACCGGAAAGGGTGCGATCATCCTCCCACACGGGGTGCTCTTCCGCGGTAATAAAGAGGCTGATATCCGCCGCAATCTCATCAGGCACGGGCTTATCATGGGGATCATCGGCCTGCCCCCGAACCTCTTTTACGGGACGGGCATCCCGGCCTGTATCATCGTCATCGATAAAGAGCACGCCTCTGCCCGGACCGGGATCTTCATGATCGACGCTTCGCGTGGGTTTGAGAAGGACGGAAACAAGAACCGGCTCCGCTCGCAGGATATCCGCAAGATCGTGGATGTCTTCAACAATCAGATCGAGGTGCCCCGCTACTCCCGTATGGTTCCTGTCTCGGAGATTGCGAGCGGTGCGAACGACTACAACCTGAACATCCCGCGCTATATCGACTCAAGCGAGCCCGAGGACCTCCACGACCTCGACGCCCACCTCAACGGCGGCATCCCTGTGCGGGACGTTGATGCCCTGCAGCCCTACTGGTCGGTCTTCCCAACGCTCCGGGATGCGTTGTTCAGATCGAACGGTCGCCCCGGGTACCTGGAACCGAAGGTCGAAGCCGCGCAGGTGAAGGCAACCATCCTTGCCCACCCGGAGTTTGTGACCTACTCTGGCCGCGTCGCCGCCGTCTTTGATGAGTGGCGGGCGGCGCACGAGCCGCGTCTCAAAGGTCTCGATGCCGGCGACAAGCCCCGGGAGATCATCCGTGCGCTCTCGGAGGATTCTTTGGAGCGGTTCGCCGACCTGCCGTTGCTGGACAAGTATGATGCGTACCAGTGCCTGATGGACTACTGGGCCGGGGTGATGCAGGACGATGTCGACCTGATCGCCGCGGAGGGGTGGGTCGAGGGGGCAAAGCCCCGCGGGATCATCGAGGACAAGGCGAAGAAGATCAAGGAGACACCGGACCTGACCATCGGCCGCCGGAAGTATAAGATGGACCTGATCCCGCCGGGTCTCATTATTAACCGCTACTTTGCCGCCGGGCAGGCGGCCATCGACGATCTCGCGGCCCGGCAGGAGACCGCCACCCGCGAGCTCGAGGAGTTCATCGAGGAGCATACCGGGGAAGAGGGCCTGCTTGAGGACGCGGTGAACGAGAAGGGCAATGTCACCAGAGCGGCGGTGAACGCCCGGTTGAGGGAGATCGGGAGAAACCCGGAGTTTGCCGAGGAGCGCGACGCTCTCACGCGGGTCGTGGCGCTGATCGAGGCAGAGGCTGGTGCGAAAAAAGCGGTGAAGGAAGCACAGGCCTCGCTCGATAAGCGGGTGCTGGCCCGGTACGCGACCCTCACCGAAGATGAGATCAAGACGCTGGTGGTGGAGGATAAGTGGTTCGCATCAATCCGGGCCGCCATCGAGGGCGAGGTGCAGCGGCTGACGCAGCGGCTTGCCGGGCGGGTGAAGGAACTCGACGAGCGGTATGCCCGCCCGCTGCCGGAGCTGGAGCGGGAGGTGGAGGGGTTCAACGAGAAAGTTGAAGAGCATTTAAAGTCAATGGGGGTAATAGGGAAATGA
- a CDS encoding DUF6932 family protein yields MISYDDAIPNLNTDGVLPPFDESNPTSFYRSPYSVLLPDLVLRFGNTPRRQEILRGYLRFRLALHDAGLVRGFQWVDGSFLENIEEIENREPKDIDVVTFYYLPDGQTQESLAGSSPRLFNKRLNKEDYHVDAYYIQLNETKPETLVGQSAYWYSVWSHRRSGLWKGFLQVDLSTHDDQVALTNLDCVALGGDHS; encoded by the coding sequence ATGATATCTTACGACGATGCAATACCGAATTTGAACACTGATGGGGTTCTGCCACCTTTCGACGAATCAAATCCAACATCTTTTTACCGTTCACCATATTCGGTCTTACTTCCAGATTTGGTTTTACGATTTGGAAATACGCCTCGTCGTCAGGAAATATTAAGAGGATACCTAAGATTTCGATTAGCTCTGCATGACGCAGGACTTGTCAGAGGATTCCAGTGGGTCGATGGCAGTTTTTTGGAAAATATTGAGGAAATTGAAAATCGCGAACCAAAGGATATCGACGTCGTAACATTTTATTACCTTCCAGATGGACAAACCCAAGAGAGTTTGGCTGGAAGCTCACCACGCCTCTTCAATAAAAGGTTAAACAAGGAAGATTATCACGTTGACGCGTATTACATACAACTAAACGAAACCAAGCCAGAAACGCTGGTAGGTCAATCCGCGTATTGGTATAGTGTTTGGTCTCACAGACGTAGCGGACTGTGGAAAGGTTTTCTACAGGTCGATCTTTCGACTCATGACGATCAGGTTGCCCTGACAAATCTTGATTGCGTGGCACTTGGGGGGGATCACTCATGA